One segment of Etheostoma cragini isolate CJK2018 chromosome 23, CSU_Ecrag_1.0, whole genome shotgun sequence DNA contains the following:
- the LOC117938984 gene encoding amphoterin-induced protein 2-like, whose amino-acid sequence MSPIASQLLDRTSVGGSRGNPAFAALLLSMWLGFHPSVATCPPYCLCASDIISCSGCNLSALPSDLPSYATRLDLSHNVLTDLSVDWISRPFGRLATLVLSQNSISQIEVNVFTVTPHLLHLDLSSNRLTVLNSSIFTGLKELKELLLFGNQIIQMNPGAFRDLYSLQKLYLSGNRLTAFPLGLYCEPEGPRNLTFLDLSYNRLSKVPVQSLLSLTQQGGIYLQENPLVCNCALLALQEYWMWKQYRPLVEFRGEYPCRDNSGPWSECSQDVVSEMPLEAQTYQVEPGKWLRVPCPGFASPAQEGLDWFWVTPKTVLNSSTNDPSAHLIVFPNGTLEIQGALMEDSGTYGCVAARGRHYDPDKSPEVSVVVGNLTKASTSNLAHRSSAEHFNTAFTTLASCVVSIILVLLYLYLTPCRCRENRGSRGCGGRAFILCSDPREVESGQRRSNGKRVAFLEPQAEDSDIGSPKTSAMHLGHVTTEGILKNGSRTVGQMLSDPAQMA is encoded by the coding sequence ATGAGTCCCATCGCCTCACAGCTTTTGGACAGGACCAGTGTTGGAGGCAGTCGTGGGAACCCTGCCTTTGCAGCTTTGCTGCTCTCCATGTGGCTTGGCTTTCATCCCTCTGTGGCCACTTGCCCACCCTACTGCCTTTGTGCCAGTGATATCATTTCCTGCAGCGGGTGCAATCTGTCTGCGCTGCCCTCTGATCTCCCAAGCTATGCCACACGGTTGGACCTGAGCCACAATGTCCTTACTGACCTATCCGTGGACTGGATTTCCCGACCGTTCGGACGGCTTGCTACACTGGTTCTCAGCCAAAACTCCATAAGCCAAATTGAGGTTAACGTATTCACTGTGACGCCACATCTCCTCCACCTGGACCTCTCTTCCAACCGACTAACAGTCCTGAACTCATCCATCTTTACTGGGTTGAAGGAACTGaaagagctgctgctgtttggaaACCAGATCATCCAGATGAACCCAGGGGCCTTTAGAGATCTTTACAGCCTGCAGAAGCTCTACCTTTCTGGGAACAGACTGACGGCTTTCCCCCTGGGGCTTTATTGTGAACCTGAAGGGCCCCGTAATCTGACCTTTCTAGATCTGTCCTACAACAGGCTCTCCAAGGTGCCCGTCCAGAGCCTGCTATCGCTCACCCAGCAAGGTGGAATTTATTTGCAGGAAAACCCTTTGGTCTGCAACTGTGCTTTACTTGCCTTGCAGGAGTACTGGATGTGGAAACAGTATCGCCCCCTGGTGGAATTCAGAGGTGAATACCCATGTAGAGACAATTCAGGACCATGGTCTGAATGTAGCCAGGATGTAGTTTCAGAAATGCCCCTTGAGGCACAGACTTACCAAGTAGAGCCTGGTAAATGGCTAAGAGTGCCATGCCCAGGGTTTGCCTCTCCAGCCCAGGAGGGCTTGGATTGGTTCTGGGTTACCCCCAAGACTGTGTTGAATTCATCAACCAATGATCCAAGTGCCCACCTAATAGTTTTCCCCAATGGCACCCTTGAAATCCAAGGAGCCCTGATGGAAGATTCTGGTACGTATGGTTGTGTAGCTGCCCGTGGGCGCCACTATGACCCCGACAAGTCTCCGGAAGTCAGCGTGGTGGTTGGAAACTTAACCAAGGCCTCCACTAGCAACTTGGCACACAGAAGCAGTGCAGAGCATTTCAACACAGCATTCACCACCCTGGCTTCCTGTGTGGTCAGCATCATACTGGTGCTGCTCTACCTCTACCTCACTCCCTGTCGCTGCCGGGAAAACCGGGGATCGAGAGGGTGCGGTGGACGAGCCTTCATCCTCTGTTCAGACCCCAGAGAGGTAGAGTCAGGACAACGACGGTCAAATGGAAAAAGGGTGGCGTTCTTAGAGCCTCAAGCAGAGGACTCTGATATTGGTAGCCCAAAAACATCAGCAATGCATTTGGGTCATGTTACCACTGAGGGAATTCTCAAGAATGGAAGTAGAACAGTGGGTCAGATGCTTTCAGACCCTGCTCAAATGGCATAG